The sequence GGGATCCTTGGGAATGGGGTGCTGGGCTATGAAGATCCTGGGGAATGTGAGTGCTGGGATGGGGGTCCCAGGCACGGTGGGACACAAggaatgggggtcccatggttGGGGTTCCAGGGGAATGGAGGTGCCTGGGAACGGCAGTGGCTGGGTGGGCCAGTGGGTctgagctccttccctgggtgtctcagattttggggtgacccagggcCCAGCAAAGCCCCCTTGGGGTGCTCATTTCCTGGGCAGACATCACTTGAGTGTCCTGGGTAGATTTGCTTCTGTGCCCTCTCTCACCCTTGAatttttcatctctttatttctcttattcccttattttcctcacttttgTACCACGTCCCCTCACCCCCGTTCCTGACTCTGCAATCCTGGggagcacctgagcagggaatgGGTTGGGGGCgacaggggaggggaaaaacGGGGTGTGAGGTGTGCAAGGATGGGTcgggaggctgtgggggatggAGGTGTTGAGCTGTGCTCTCTCAACagtttcactttctttttcttggacaAGAAGGAAGCGGCCATTTGTGCTGAGAGTCAGATGGGAACGGGAGGGGGTTCTGTTTTGGGGGGAACATCCCCGATGTCCTTTCCTGGGAGGATCCCGTCCCAGGGGGTGACACATCCTGGCATGGGGGGACCTTTACCAAGGGCTGGCGGTTCCAGAAAtgtccctgcacattcctggccgggtgcctgtcccaggggtggcacatcctggggacccctATCAATGCAAggctggggcccagccatggcccagccccactgcacagggatggccattgcccagccctgctctgcccggccccagggggcagccagcacctgagggtcccccctgtccccttggctttgattctggcggctttagagctgctgcagaggtgagaattgtGTGGGGGAAAAAGGCTttggctgtggtttgctcagccctgcaagaagcacaaaacaaCAAAGGCAGCCCAAGCAGTTCCTCTGCGAGCCCTTGATGGtttccagagcagggctggctggaaatccCCACTGCAATGGCAGTTGTGGGGATACcagtccagaaatgcagcaattgatcatttgTTCCTCTTGGTAAGAGACTGTGAGAACCACAAAACTACTGCACAACCCACAACATTCTGTTCAACATCCTGACCTGGACCCTCCTTCTTGAACAAAGCCCGCAGCCttctggaacctcatggaaagaatgtttgggtttgggatgtgTGTCTGCCAGATAAGAGGGAAAAGTGTGGGGATACCGAgcaggggctctgctcccggccatggtggggctgtggggagtgacCCTGTGTggattccaggtgtccccaaagctgctccatccctgccctcctcacctgagggaaaggctgagggttTGCAGGAATTGTGGTTTAAAGgcatcagaggggctgctgtggaCCTGAGACCTGCCTGGGGTCAGGCTCTGCCTTCTctctgttatgaacaaaaattcagttaatattttttttgtgagaaagagttacagggacgccgccaggtctctgtctctgccagggttcttggTGCTTTGGTATttttgtaatcacgggtcgttgtagcttatctcctcttttgtattagtaaaaggcctggctgggtgggtggatggcccttccccgaggctgtgctctcttccagcatagggaagacacctgagagggtggggggggttatgcaaagtgactccaaagaccagcatgctttgggacctcgactccaaaatgctatgagaaaaccctaaaaacaacgagccaaataagaattgagagactaaagtgatgtccagacgtgaggagccaagtgctgagcctgcagagatgcggagcccctctggccctgagcagagagtcgtcccgacGCCAGGACAAAGCTGGACAGAATCAGGGAAaccaagatctgacggggacatcacgccctaaaggctcccacgaggactggatcccccggctctgcccccagtggacagagctgtgcatatcctcctcctctgagtcaccctgggaaacgcgacggggactgcagccctgccgagccgcccaatcctgagctgatcacttttaataaaggcattaaaaaggagaagaagtctcctggccctgtttatgtCATTCCAGACCGTGGATCTCTTGGAGGGTGAGTGACCCGGAGGCCgtggggtggggatggggatggagatggagccAGAGCTGAGCCTGCTGTGGATCCTCCAGGGAAGAACATGGCGTGCGTGCAGAGGACCCTGATGAACCCGGGCAGCCTGGCCGTGGCCAAGGGTGACGGACTCTTCGTGGGAGACCCCAACTGGTTCCCCAAGTaggtgctggggggtgctggaggggcaggaggccgggctgggggggtCCTTTGGGGGTGCTGACAGCCGCTGTGCCCGCAGGAAGTCGCAGGAGAACCGGCGCGTCTTCTCCGAGGACAAGCTGAAGGAGGGGCAGAGCGTCATCGGGCTGCAGATGGGCACCAACCGGGGCGCCTCGCAGGCTGGCATGACGGGCTACGGGATGCCCCGCCAGATCCTCTGAGCCCCTCCGGACCCTCCAGGCCTCTGCGTGCCAGGGGGCCCCCCCAAAACTGCCTTAACCCCCGCCTTGGACCAGCCGGGTGCCCCCCGGCCCCAGTTTTGTCAGGaccaaagtaattttttattattattatttggcTGGGTGGGCGCTGTGCCCACCCCACCGCCCCGCAGTGCCTTGGGGGCTGCTGGAGGGCCCCCCCAGCGTGTTGGGGAGCAACCCCTGTGCCCCAATAAACGGATCCACTTCTTTCCAGGCTTGGATGGTCgtgatttggggctgggggagggcagGGCGGTCCTGCTAGGTGACAAGGAGGGGGGATCCCGGTTTGGGGGTGCAAAGACCCCATGGTCGCGTGGAGGGGCGGGGCCACGACAAAGGGGGCGGGGTCAGCAAGGACTGGGCGGGGCAAGAGCAAAGGGGGCGGGGCTGAGTTGTTGCTGTAtcacagcgccccctgctggccgggaGCGCTCCCTGCATCGCCCCCTTCTGGCCGCAGCTATAACTGCACCAAATATACAAAacctggtttttttccctctgagcagattttttcccctctggttttgtgttgtttattctgtttcttttctactGCAGAGCTGTTATGCCCTTTTCTACATTTTTTCCCGTATTTTTGAAGTTCTAATAATTTGGAGCACGGGCTCTTCTTTTCCGTTCCTGCCCTCCTTGGCAGAAATTTGTCTTTCAAAGCAAGACACAGAGGATGGAAAGAATTCCACCCCCATTTCTTGGGGGCAGTTGAGAGGTGGCCCCCAGGGGTCCAAAGGTAGCCAAAACCATTTTGTTTGGGAGCAATCCTCGGATGTTTGTTATTGATAACGAAGGACTGGGCCAATGAGTGAAACTCACCAGCTGTGGCTTGATTAAAATGACCTAAAACCTTcagaacacaaaataaataGGAAAGATGGAAAATTTCTGGGCGTTGCCTCCAGTGCCAGGTCAAGGGATGGACAAAGTCAGCACAGGAGGAGATAAAACCTGCCAGGGTGAAGGTTTGGCCAAAGGATGAGGCAGAGTTTGGGTGTTGACCTCAAACCAGTAAAACTACAATTAAATGTGTTCTCCTAACTAATTTAATCCCTTAAAATATGGGGAAAAGAGGCATTTCCCTTAATTTAAATCACTCAAGTGATAGGGAAAGGGGGATTTTCTCAGTTTAAACCCTTAATAATGGAAGGCAACAGGGTTTCCCCCTCACTTTAAACCTTGAGATGATGAAAATAGGGAGTTACCCGAAATTCGCGATCACCGAAGgatgtgatgatgatgatagaACCGGATAAAATCGAAGTAAAGCATCCAAAATAAGCACTGTAATTCAGAATATCGAACAGCAGGTGGCAATGCTACTCCaccaaaaggacaaaaaaatccaggaaattcTGAGTGACCGAAAAACAGAGTTCACTCCTTAGAATTTTAGAAGTTAAATGACAGGAGAACAAAAGAACAGTGCTGGGGTGCTTTTATGGAACAGCAAAAGAGCACCCAAAaagcttaaaataattttccctaTATAGAGTAAAACTGCTGGGATTACATGCCATCAGTGGATGGCCttacactgttttttttttagttacaTAGAAGtcttttcacattttattttctatataatatatattatagtcttatttataatatatattatatattatataatattttatatttataatataatatgatatgatatgatgtgATATatcataatttaaaatatagtaCATCATATGATGCAaaatatattatagtatataatataaattataatgtataatatatattatatatcgatattattatatataatataatgtataatatatattgtgCATCCtgtattataaattatatattttatataattcaTTATATATGATATAATATTATTCTAAATTATAACATACCAtgatatattataatatataaccCTCTTTAATCCGTAGTAGACATTTACAAATTTTAAAGAGTGAACCTTGTTCTTAATGCAGTTTGACCAAAAAACTGAATTTTGGGTACAATAAGAGGGAAAAAACGTCGTGTGCTCTCCCAGCATTGGGAGGGGGAATGAGGAGGTCTGTGGGGTGCTGAGAAGAGGAAGAATAGACCCCAGAGGGGAATCGATGCCCCCCAGggcctcccagtgccccccagtgcccctcagTGCCTCCCAgcgccccccagtgccccccagtgccctccagtgccccccagtgtcacagcacgcTCTCGTAGTCACGGGGGTCCCGCTGTCCCTTCTGGGGTCCCGACAGCTCCGCGTTGGTCACTTGTGGGTCCCGAGGTGGGGCAGGGCGGGAGGGCACCTCTGGGGGCCCTGAGAGTGGCACCGCTTGTGGGGACCTGGGTGGGGGTGACATttgtgggtgtccctgtccccccctgTACTCACCCGCTGCCCACTCGGTGCCCATGATGTGGGTGGTGAGCGCAGCCCCCTGCTCCGGGGGGGCCTGTGGGGATTagagggggtctgggggtgtctggGGAGGGTGAAAGGGGGCTCCCGGTCCGAGCCCCCCACTCACCTGTCTTGGAGCTTCCTGGCGGCTGCAATGGGAAGGGAGGGGGTGACCATGGGGACCCCTGAATCTTCCTGGGAGCTCGGCAGCTCCAACCACCCacgggacccccaaatccccactgcagccctgaTTCCCAGTGAACCCCCGACTCCCCCACACACTCTGAGCACCCCTGAACCCCCAGAACTTCTGCATCACcacagtgcccccagcccccctggtgcccccaaccctctgagcccccagaaccccaattctggctgggatgggcacccccaaactcccccaggaCCCCATAAAGATCCCACAAGGACAATCCCACACGGAGCGCTCTGCTTTTCAACCCCCGTGTTCTCAGAGGCGAGTCCAAATCCCGGTGGCCAAACCAGGTGCCAACATTCAAATGTGAGCGCCCATtgggtttgaccacagcttcccagaaaatttacacatccctccaggagctcccCAAACCTTCCAGGAGCTCCACCCCAATGTtcctcaaagcccacccagggaAGGCCTTGGAGCCCAACCAAGACcctccaaatcccccccaaatccctcaggatCCCCAGCCGAGGTCACTGCAGGctcagtgtcccccagctcaggggctctgggtgctgccgATCTCTGCACCCACTCTGGGGGCTCCCCCTCACTCCAGGACCCCCGTCcccccccattgtcacccaccccgGCGGTGCCACCAGTGACAGCCCCcgatgacagccaggagcaggagcaggaacaggagggcCCTGCCGAcattcacagccactgctggggacagagggggacacaCTGGGGTCACTCTGAACCCCGGGGGTCCTGAACCCCCCAGCAACCCTGTGTGACCCCACCTGTGACCCAGGGTgagccaggtgtcacctccagtgccagctcagggctgagtgccCGGAACACAcggtgcccgtcctgtcccagctggttggtggccacgcactggtaggtgcccgaatgtcccacatcgatgtccctgagctccaggaggggaccccgGGCCACCTCGTGcccgttgtgcagccaggtgaaggtgacaggggctgagcccatcTGCACTGAGCAGCGCAGGGTCACGTTGTCACCTGTGTGCACCTGGTGTGCCAGGGGACcgggggtgatggtggcattggccacgggcactgtggggacacaggacagagggtgatggtggcattggccatggggactgtggggacacaggacagagggtgatggtggcattggccacgggcactgcagggacacaggacaggggtggcactgggtgagggTGCCATGGTGGGGTCATCCCCAGCCCGAGGGTCCCGCTCACCCAGGATGGTGACATTCATGGTGTCACTCTCGGCCACGCTGTCCCCATCGCTGACCCGGCACCGGTACTGGCCGCTGTCATTGTCCCCAAcgtgtcccagctccaggcGGGGGCCGGTGCCCAGCGGTGCCCCCGAGCCCTCCCGGTGCcaggagaaggacaggggaccTGTCCCCGCGGCCACCgcacagctcagcaccaggctgtccccaagtgccacctgTCCCCCGGGGGGCTGCgctgacagggacacccccgAGGGTGGGAcccctgcaggaggaggggacaccaggggacaatgagggacacgggggggggcagagaggggcagggggaccCCAGGAAGGGAGGGGGGTGCAGAGATTGGGGGGCTTGGAAATAGGAGGGGATtggggggggacagggaggggacaccgggagagggaggggggtgacaccagggaggggtgaggggacagagacagggatggggggacttggggacagtgaggggggactggggacagagatgaggggactggggacagggatgggggacCCGGGCAGTAATGGGGGGACACGGAAGAGGTGTCAGGGAAGGATGGGGGTACCCAGAAAGAGCTGGGGGATCCAGGGTGGCACCCGGGAAGGAATGGGGGACACGGGCCATGGTTGGGGGACCCGGGAAAGGATggaaggagctggggagggacccgggcagagatggggacaccaggggatggtgtcagggagggctgggggtccccaagcagggctgggggacccGGGAGGGGACTCGGGAAAAGAGGGGCGGACCCGGGGTGGGATccgggatgggatggggggaCTCAGGGCACTGATGGGGGAACCCGAGGAAGGACCcgggtgggctgggggcagcaagTCAGGGCTGGGGGACTCAGGAAAGGtgtcagggagggctgggggtcccCAACCAGGGGATCGGGGAGGGATGTGGGggctccccgtgcccatccccgCTCTCACTGTGCACGGTCACCGTGACGCGGAGCTGGGCGCTGCTCTTCCGCACGGTCCCACCCTGGGACTGCGCCTCACAGCTGTAATTCCCcgagtgggagacccccacggcgggcagcagcagctgcgaGGACCCCTGCGGGCGCCCCAGCACCCGCCCGTCCTGATAGAACAGGTACAGGAGGGGGGCTGGGggccgcagggggctgggggtgctgcggcagctgagagtcaggggggACCCCAAGGTGATCTCGGGGGgaccctccagcaccagcactggCGCCGAGAAGagctctggaaggagaggggaggggattTGTGAGCCTGAatccctggggaggggctgtgggggtgttggggtgggggctgtgggggggcTCACCGTGCACTCTCACTGTCACCGGCGCTGACTCCTTCCACGCCCAGGATCCCACCGAGCCCTTGCAGCTGTAGCGGCCgctgtggttcagctgcagaggggacagggacagctctgcgCCATCGCGGAGCCCCCTCAGTTCTGTCCACTCGTGGTAGAAGGACACCGAGGTGACCGTGCGGTTCCACCGGCcccggcagcgcagtgtcaccgtgtccccctccagcagcgccCTCAccggcacctgcagcaccagcccgtctggggacagaggggacctGTCACCAGGGGTGTCACCTGTCACTAGTGCACCAGGGGTCCCCAGTTCCTgcactgggatgtccccagggcaggggacaggctctggtcacacaggaggtgaccCAGGGAGTGgagcccacccagagccctcggggtccctgcaggtgccaggctggggacacccaaACCCCGTTTACCGTCTGAGACTGTCACAGGGGGGCTGAGCCCGGTGTCGGGTCTGTGACACTGGTAGGTGCCGCTCACGGTGACAGTGAAGTGGTCACGTCTCTTCTGCCCCCAGCGCTTCCCATCCTTGTACCAGATGGTGGCACTGGCGGTCcccaagccctggcaggtcagtgtcaccgggtcccacagcaccgccggCCTCCAGGGGGGCTTCACAAGGatctgggtggtctgggcacctgtgggtgacaggggacaccagcctgccaggaccaccatggggctggggacagcgggaTGGGACCATGGCATCccccgaggactcaccagcgaggccgagggtctgggctggaagggagaagggacagggctcagtggcgatggcaccatggggacagcagtatggggacacggggtgtggggctgctcgGTGTCCCCAACTGTCCCCATGGGGTCAGCACTTCTTGTGGGAAAGTGTGCCTGGGTGGTCCCCAAAAGATTCGGCGAGGCGAGGGGGACACGTTTGTGTCACAGCCACCCGTGCACCACATCCGtgtggcacagacaccttgggaacagggacaccGAGGCCACGCTGGGCTGAGGGTGGGGACACTGTGGATACCCCAGGCACGAGGACAGCATggacacagcccatgctggcccaggtcacccccaccagctcatgatcccatccccatggtcACATCCTCACTGTTCttgtccccttctgtccctgcatcccagttcccttgtccctgtccccagagctgcctgagcCCAAAGGTGCAGTCTCCACATTCCCATCCCCACCTTCATCCCCACATTCCCAtccccacattcctgtccccctgttcctgtccccaaagccaccctacATCCCCAGTTCCACCAAGGTCCACTGTTGGTATCAtggactggcactgctggcattggggaccTCAGGGTACCCCACaccccccctgtgccccctccccattcccagggtgtcagggcactcaccccacaggagcagcaccaccttcccagccatcccggtgtccccagccatgtgcactggctgtcactcactgCCCAGGGGGTGGCTGTCCCCTCGCTGGTGGCTTTTCGGataaaggggaaggaaaggaggtCACATTTCGTCCACGTGTTGGTGctggcacttggtgggggcagggtggccgCAAGCACAGGGCCATGGGGATGTGGCCgtggggacaggctgtgggtAGGGTGGTTAGAGTTTGGGGACAAGGCTGGGGGGACAAGGTGCAATATGGGGTTCCCTGGAGTGGGGGGCTCAGAGGGTTTGGGGTACTCAGGCAATGGGTGCCCAAGGGAATGGGGGATCCCTGGGAATCGGgttgcccagggctggggggactcagggatggcagtgccaggggaacgtgggctccagggatttggggtcaggggatggggatgctgggggaaTGTGGGTTCCCGTGGGAATTGGGAGTCCTGGGACAATCAAGCCTTCTGGAACTTCATGGAAAGaatgtttgggtttgggatgtgTGTCTGCCAGATAAGAGGGAAAAGCGGGGGAATACCgagcaggagctctgctcctggccatggtggggctgtggggagtgacCCTGTGTggattccaggtgtccccaaagctgctccatccctgtcctcctcacctgagggaaaggctgagggttTGCAGGAATTGTGGTTTAAAGCCACcagaggggctgctgtggaCTTGAGACCTGCCTGGGGTCAGGCTCTGCCTTCCgtctgttatgaacaaaaattcggtttatattttttttgtgagaaagagttacagggacacagccaggtctctgtctctgccagggttcttggTGCTTTggtattgtaatcacgggtcgttgtagcttatctcctcttttgtattagtaaaaggcctggctgggtggggtggatggcccttccccgaggcagtgctctcttccagcatagggaagacacctgagagggtggggggggttatgcaaagtgactccaaagaccagcatgctttgggacctcgactccaaaatacaacgagaaaaccctaaaaacaacgagccacctaagaattgagagactaaagtgatgtccagacgtgaggagccaagtgctgagcctgcagagatgcggagcccctctcgccctgagcagagagtcgtcccgacGCCGGGACCAGGCAGGACAGAACCAGGGAAaccaagatctgacggggacatcacaccctaaaggctcccacgaggactggatcccccagctctgcccccagtggacagagctgcgcatatcctcctcctctgagtcgccctgggagacacgacggggactgcagccctgccgagccgctcaatcctgagctgatcacttttaataaaggcattaaaaaggagaagaagtctcctggccctgtttatttcattccAGACCGTGGATCTCTGGGAGGGTGAGTGACCCGGAGGCCgtggggtggggatggggatggagatggagccAGAGCTGAGCCTGCTGTGGATCCTCCAGGGAAGAACATGGCGTGCGTGCAGAGGACCCTGATGAACCTGGGCAGCCTGGCCGTGGCCAAGGGTGACGGGCTCTTCGTGGGAGACCCCAACTGGTTCCCCAAGTaggtgctggggggtgctggaggggcagggggccgggctgggggggtCCTTTGGGGGTGCTAACAGCCGCTGTGCCCGCAGGAAGTCGCAGGAGAACCGGCGCGTCTTCTCCGAGGACAAGCTGAAGGAGGGGCAGAGCGTCATCGGGCTGCAGATGGGCACCAACCGGGGCGCCTCGCAGGCTGGCATGACGGGCTACGGGATGCCCCGCCAGATCCTCTGAGCCCCTCCGGACCCCCCAGGCCTCTGCGTGCCAGGGGGCCCCCCCAAAACTGCCTTAACCCCCTCCTTGGACCAGCCGGGTGCCCCCCGGCCCCAGTTTTGTCAGGaccaaagtaattttttattattattatttggcTGGGTGGGAGCTGTGCCCACCCCACTGCCCCGCAGTGCCTTGGGGGCTGCTGGAGGGCCCCCCCAGCGTGTTGGGGAGCAACCCCTGTGCCCCAATAAACGGATCCACTTCTTTCCAGGCTTGGATGGTCgtgatttggggctgggggagggcaggggggtCCTGCTGGGTTACAAGAGGGGGGATCCCGGTTTGGGGGTGCAGAGACCCCATGGCCGAGTGGAGGGGTGGGGCCACGACAAAGGGGGCGGGGTCAGCAAGGACTGGGCGGggcaagaggaaaaagggcgGGGCTGAGCTGTCGCTGTGATACAGCTCCCCCTTCTGGCCGCAGTTATAACTGCACCAAATATGaaaaaccagatttttcccCCTCCGGTTTTGTGTTGtttattctgtttcttttctactGCAGAGCTGTTATGCccttttccacattttttcccGTATTTTTGACGTTACAATAATTTGGAGCACGGGCTCTTCTTTTCCGTTCCTGCCCTCCTTGGCAGATATTTGTCTTTCAAAGCAAGACACAGAGGATGGAAAGAATTCCACCCCCATTTCTTGGGGGCAGTTGAGAGGTGGCCCCCAGGAATCCAAAGGTAGCCAAAACCATTTTGTTTGGGAGCAATCCTCGGATGTTTGTTATTGATAAGGAAGGACTGGGCCAATGAGTGAAACTCACCAGCTGTGGCTTGATTAAAATGACCTAAAACCTTcagaacacaaaataaatatgaaagaTGGAAAATTCCTGGGTCTTGCCTCCAGTGCCAGGTCAAGGAATGGACAAAGTCAGCACAGGAGGAGAT is a genomic window of Zonotrichia albicollis isolate bZonAlb1 chromosome 30, bZonAlb1.hap1, whole genome shotgun sequence containing:
- the LOC141725543 gene encoding transgelin-2-like, whose amino-acid sequence is MSFQTVDLLEGKNMACVQRTLMNPGSLAVAKGDGLFVGDPNWFPKKSQENRRVFSEDKLKEGQSVIGLQMGTNRGASQAGMTGYGMPRQIL
- the LOC141725545 gene encoding transgelin-2-like yields the protein MACVQRTLMNLGSLAVAKGDGLFVGDPNWFPKKSQENRRVFSEDKLKEGQSVIGLQMGTNRGASQAGMTGYGMPRQIL